Proteins encoded together in one Pseudomonadota bacterium window:
- a CDS encoding YvcK family protein: protein MSGVPPGPRELTSGLERLAGLLEQFDVKDLKVVVFGGGTGLSNLVGGDSRHPSWPEAPFNGLKELFPRTTSIVCVTDDGGSTGELLKDLDVVAVGDLRHVLLSSIRQDKLHAQYGLNEEDCLKVAASLHQVFNFRYAKTPAGLDALLSSLDHCLDALPAGMSRPLLDLMGALFTDERLQRLVNRPHCLGNLLLVSAICRHNGKSFSCDGKALIRGLRFLADLLGGEPDAVLPCTFTPARLKILYGNGVMVTGEYKSGHANRGFPVERVMVEASGRPEVPAEVLASIRLADIILFAPGSLYTSIIPIMQMEEISVEIRKNTRALKLLVTNIWVQKGETDLVTDEPGRRFHVSDLINAYHRNIPGGIEGLFNEVLALSLDDIPGSILQSYALEGKVPIYLDRENVRASGLGLLECRIFSAAALKEKRVVQHDSLAMAKTVRAVWAVRKHLAPPSAITLSQKMGAEGLIIGRRDQTPSSRLAAVAKALAKFNLDPQIRERVLDILWRHGDISLDHLSFHDGIMLVEKADWVHPQEWDRIFSFYDPVDRMIKIRRDVSGQPESFELAYLVALGESLLGNYAAAKEMLPVEHKSGPLGRIYQVTLRPPALRQCYLDEEDLHTYLELARINRSLLDPLRYTRLVNGQEGFTPPGLLFGLIYAWYLDNRFAAHIEYKMAILKMEVPNMIPEQVKVSSRRRQLVDFFRRRIFGHDV from the coding sequence ATGTCCGGGGTTCCTCCCGGCCCCCGGGAGCTTACCTCAGGTCTTGAACGGCTGGCAGGATTGCTTGAACAGTTCGATGTCAAAGATCTCAAGGTCGTGGTTTTCGGCGGCGGGACAGGTCTTTCAAATCTGGTTGGCGGCGACAGCCGACATCCTTCCTGGCCGGAAGCGCCCTTTAACGGGTTGAAAGAGCTTTTTCCCCGAACAACCTCCATCGTCTGTGTAACAGATGACGGGGGCTCCACCGGAGAACTCCTGAAGGACCTTGATGTTGTGGCGGTGGGTGATCTGCGGCATGTCCTGCTCTCGTCCATCCGGCAGGACAAGCTGCACGCCCAATATGGCCTGAATGAAGAGGATTGCCTGAAGGTGGCAGCCTCTCTGCACCAGGTGTTTAATTTTCGCTATGCCAAAACTCCGGCCGGTCTCGATGCGCTCCTCTCCTCCCTGGATCATTGCCTGGATGCTCTCCCGGCGGGGATGTCGCGGCCGCTTCTCGATCTTATGGGGGCGCTCTTTACCGATGAACGCCTGCAGAGACTTGTCAACCGGCCCCATTGCCTGGGGAATCTTTTACTGGTGTCTGCGATTTGCCGTCACAATGGCAAGTCATTCTCCTGTGACGGGAAGGCCCTGATCAGGGGGCTGCGTTTCCTGGCCGATCTTCTGGGGGGTGAGCCGGATGCGGTCCTGCCGTGTACCTTTACCCCGGCCCGGCTCAAGATTCTTTACGGGAATGGGGTAATGGTCACCGGAGAATATAAATCCGGCCATGCCAATCGGGGGTTTCCGGTGGAACGGGTGATGGTGGAAGCCTCCGGCAGACCGGAGGTCCCGGCGGAGGTGCTTGCCTCCATTCGGCTGGCCGATATCATCCTGTTTGCACCGGGCAGTCTGTATACAAGTATTATCCCGATCATGCAGATGGAGGAAATTTCCGTCGAGATCAGGAAGAATACCCGCGCTCTCAAGTTGCTGGTGACCAATATCTGGGTCCAGAAAGGAGAGACCGACCTGGTGACCGACGAGCCGGGCAGGCGGTTTCATGTCTCCGATCTGATCAATGCTTATCACCGCAATATCCCGGGGGGGATTGAAGGGTTGTTCAATGAGGTTCTTGCCCTGTCGCTTGACGATATCCCCGGCAGCATTCTTCAGAGCTATGCCCTGGAAGGCAAGGTCCCGATCTATCTTGATCGGGAAAATGTCAGGGCGTCGGGGCTTGGCCTCCTGGAATGCAGGATATTCTCAGCAGCAGCGCTGAAGGAGAAGCGGGTGGTCCAGCATGATTCTCTGGCAATGGCCAAAACCGTCCGGGCGGTCTGGGCGGTCAGAAAGCATCTGGCGCCCCCTTCTGCAATAACTTTGTCCCAGAAGATGGGAGCAGAGGGGCTTATCATCGGCCGGAGAGATCAGACCCCCTCCAGCAGATTGGCAGCGGTTGCAAAGGCTCTTGCAAAATTCAATCTCGACCCGCAAATCCGGGAGCGGGTGCTCGATATTTTATGGCGTCATGGTGACATCTCCCTCGACCACCTGTCATTTCACGATGGAATCATGCTGGTGGAGAAGGCGGACTGGGTCCATCCCCAGGAGTGGGACCGGATCTTCTCCTTTTATGATCCGGTGGACAGGATGATCAAGATCCGGCGGGATGTTTCCGGTCAGCCGGAAAGTTTTGAGCTTGCCTATCTGGTTGCCCTTGGGGAATCCCTGCTCGGCAACTATGCCGCGGCCAAGGAAATGCTGCCGGTGGAGCACAAAAGCGGGCCTCTGGGCAGGATCTACCAGGTCACTTTGCGGCCGCCCGCTTTAAGGCAGTGCTATCTGGATGAAGAGGACCTGCACACCTATCTTGAACTGGCCCGGATCAACCGCTCCCTGCTCGATCCATTGCGTTATACGAGGCTGGTCAACGGCCAGGAAGGGTTCACTCCTCCGGGGCTTCTTTTCGGACTGATCTATGCGTGGTATCTCGACAATCGGTTCGCGGCCCATATCGAATACAAGATGGCGATTCTGAAAATGGAAGTGCCGAACATGATCCCGGAGCAGGTCAAGGTCAGCAGCCGGCGCCGGCAGCTGGTAGATTTTTTCCGCCGCAGGATTTTCGGCCATGATGTCTGA
- a CDS encoding 50S ribosomal protein L11 methyltransferase, giving the protein MPPVSIPEFDPALRELSRLHVLIRLPEAIAGAFSDRVQNVFADVALRHERESGVLLLIAGREHEAGVLLPALAEVMREFDNKPDGVAPEIVETRMAVPEELRSGRPDDFSRFVAIHGNDAGGTTKKFLLVMAGSTVFGSGSHPSTRLAVKALEHLYADRVFPARVLDVGCGSGILSFCSCLFGAREVLGIDISREAIGAAEINKSLNPFADKVVFAARQLSELAGPYNLIIANVTAAVMSGMVHDFSRLSAGGGHLVLSGLLGRQETEVAETMRDFGFRVAGLYGQDRWRALLLAAVDGRP; this is encoded by the coding sequence ATGCCCCCAGTAAGTATCCCCGAGTTTGACCCGGCTCTCCGGGAATTGTCCCGACTGCATGTGCTCATTCGCCTGCCGGAAGCTATTGCCGGAGCATTTTCCGATCGAGTTCAAAATGTATTTGCCGATGTTGCCCTTCGCCATGAGAGGGAGAGCGGTGTGCTGCTCTTGATTGCTGGCCGGGAGCATGAAGCGGGAGTTCTGCTTCCCGCGCTTGCAGAAGTGATGAGGGAGTTTGATAATAAACCGGATGGGGTTGCTCCGGAGATTGTCGAAACCAGAATGGCGGTTCCGGAGGAGCTGCGTTCAGGAAGACCGGACGATTTTTCCAGGTTTGTGGCAATTCATGGCAATGATGCAGGCGGGACGACGAAAAAATTCCTGCTGGTCATGGCAGGCTCTACAGTGTTCGGTTCCGGAAGCCACCCCAGCACCAGGCTGGCGGTGAAGGCTCTGGAGCATCTTTATGCCGACCGTGTGTTCCCGGCCCGGGTGCTTGATGTCGGTTGCGGCTCCGGCATTCTTTCTTTCTGCAGCTGCCTTTTCGGCGCCCGTGAAGTTCTGGGGATCGATATCTCCCGTGAGGCGATTGGTGCTGCCGAAATAAATAAAAGCCTGAACCCGTTTGCCGACAAAGTGGTTTTTGCCGCCCGGCAGCTTTCGGAGCTTGCGGGGCCATATAATCTGATCATCGCCAATGTGACGGCGGCGGTCATGTCGGGGATGGTGCATGACTTCAGCCGTCTCTCCGCAGGTGGAGGGCATCTCGTGTTATCAGGGCTTCTTGGCAGGCAGGAGACCGAGGTGGCGGAAACGATGCGGGATTTCGGCTTCAGGGTGGCAGGACTCTACGGACAGGACCGCTGGCGGGCGTTACTACTTGCCGCGGTTGACGGTCGGCCATAA
- a CDS encoding radical SAM protein: MTILSSDQNLKVSELFFSIQGESSFAGQPCVFIRLSGCNLRCSYCDSSYTYEEEGETTPLTEIIDYAEKYPGFPIEITGGEPLIQENVYPLMHALLAKKRLVLLETNGSIKLDRVPESVVRIMDIKCPDSGMAEQLDLTNLALLDIKDEVKFVISSRTDYEWAIDLIRQHALDRLPIIHFSPAASRLSPATLADWILTDRPPVRMQLQLHKILWPTVNRGK, from the coding sequence ATGACAATCCTCTCCTCCGACCAAAACCTCAAGGTTTCGGAACTCTTCTTCAGCATTCAGGGAGAATCAAGTTTCGCCGGGCAGCCCTGTGTTTTTATCAGGCTTTCCGGCTGTAACCTGCGCTGCAGCTACTGTGATTCAAGTTACACCTATGAAGAAGAGGGAGAGACGACCCCGCTTACCGAAATCATCGACTATGCCGAAAAATATCCTGGTTTTCCGATTGAAATCACCGGCGGGGAACCGCTGATCCAGGAAAACGTCTACCCCCTGATGCACGCCCTGTTGGCGAAGAAGCGACTGGTACTGCTCGAAACCAACGGCAGCATCAAACTCGACCGGGTGCCGGAGTCGGTGGTCAGAATCATGGATATCAAATGCCCCGACAGCGGCATGGCCGAACAGCTCGACCTCACCAATCTGGCCCTGCTGGATATCAAGGACGAGGTCAAGTTCGTCATCAGTTCACGGACGGACTACGAGTGGGCGATCGACCTCATTCGGCAGCATGCCCTCGACCGCCTGCCGATCATTCATTTTTCTCCGGCGGCCTCGCGGCTCTCCCCCGCCACCCTGGCCGACTGGATCCTCACCGACCGCCCTCCGGTCAGAATGCAGCTGCAACTGCACAAGATATTATGGCCGACCGTCAACCGCGGCAAGTAG
- the queD gene encoding 6-carboxytetrahydropterin synthase QueD, which produces MFDIFVKTHFSAGHHLREYPGNCEKPHGHNWKIVVTIRATSLDELGMAIDFRVAKDAVNQVVDALDHRDLNEHPDFLNQNPSSENIAIFIYQNLKEMLTTDRYRPYSVEVRETDNCGVIYCEG; this is translated from the coding sequence ATGTTCGATATTTTTGTGAAAACCCATTTTTCTGCAGGACATCATCTGCGTGAGTACCCGGGAAATTGTGAAAAACCCCATGGCCACAACTGGAAAATCGTCGTAACCATCCGGGCAACTTCGCTTGACGAGCTGGGAATGGCCATCGATTTCAGGGTCGCGAAAGATGCGGTCAATCAAGTCGTGGACGCCCTGGATCATCGGGACCTGAATGAACACCCCGACTTTCTGAACCAAAACCCCTCTTCGGAAAACATTGCCATCTTCATCTATCAAAATCTGAAGGAGATGCTGACCACCGACCGATACCGACCATACAGTGTTGAGGTCCGGGAAACTGACAACTGCGGGGTTATCTATTGTGAAGGTTGA
- a CDS encoding DUF1015 domain-containing protein: MAIIAPFRGLRYNKDVVSRLEEVVTPPYDVINAKGQQDLLEKNPYNMIQLDLGKTSQEAVSDERYSRARQLLDTWQSEGILQRDEDHSIYLYFIDYQHPSGRRFTRKGLICLTGLAEFSEGIVKPHEKVFRGVVTDRLRLLDACRTQFSQVFAVYPDEMGEVMAALESAKKPEPLAECEDQDGCRHSLWQVSDREAIARARALFAAKSVYIADGHHRYTTALQMREKIAGMEGRKNVAADSSFNFVMMYLCAIEDPGLSVLPTHRLVRLPETSADALVAKLGEAFQVKEVAGGTREVLVAEVLAGMDEARDAATVFGLYHPGEDRCFLLRMKDGAMAGAGLDTIPAPLRELDVVVLSELILGHHLGLDHEICVDKNLIDYFSDPDEALDKAVKESAGLNSTSVIFLMNNTLVSQVKNVSDAELVMPHKSTYFYPKILTGMVMNQLVDGEKVDV; this comes from the coding sequence GTGGCTATAATTGCCCCCTTTCGCGGACTCAGATATAACAAAGATGTGGTCAGCCGTCTCGAAGAAGTTGTCACCCCTCCCTATGACGTCATTAATGCCAAAGGCCAGCAGGACCTGCTGGAGAAAAACCCCTACAATATGATTCAGCTTGATCTGGGTAAGACCTCCCAGGAAGCGGTTTCCGATGAAAGGTACAGCAGGGCCCGGCAGCTGCTCGATACCTGGCAGTCCGAAGGCATTCTGCAAAGAGACGAGGACCACTCCATCTACCTTTACTTTATCGATTACCAGCACCCCTCCGGTCGGCGCTTTACCCGTAAGGGGTTGATCTGCCTGACCGGGCTGGCCGAATTTTCGGAAGGGATTGTCAAACCCCATGAGAAGGTTTTCAGGGGAGTGGTCACCGACCGGCTGCGTCTTCTTGATGCCTGCCGTACCCAGTTCAGTCAGGTGTTTGCGGTGTATCCCGATGAAATGGGCGAGGTTATGGCGGCCCTTGAATCGGCTAAAAAACCGGAACCTCTGGCCGAGTGTGAAGATCAGGATGGTTGCCGCCATTCTCTCTGGCAGGTCTCTGACCGGGAGGCGATAGCGAGGGCCCGGGCGCTTTTCGCGGCAAAGTCGGTCTATATTGCCGATGGACACCATCGATATACAACCGCCCTGCAGATGCGGGAGAAGATTGCCGGTATGGAAGGCAGGAAAAATGTTGCTGCCGACAGCTCGTTCAATTTTGTGATGATGTATCTCTGTGCCATCGAAGATCCCGGTCTTTCCGTCCTCCCCACCCATCGGCTGGTCCGTCTGCCGGAGACATCGGCTGATGCTCTGGTCGCAAAACTCGGTGAAGCGTTTCAGGTGAAGGAGGTTGCCGGCGGCACCAGAGAAGTTCTGGTTGCCGAGGTGCTGGCCGGAATGGATGAGGCTCGCGATGCGGCAACGGTTTTCGGACTCTACCATCCTGGAGAAGACCGCTGTTTCCTGCTGCGGATGAAAGACGGGGCGATGGCCGGGGCCGGCCTCGATACCATTCCCGCTCCGCTCCGGGAGCTTGATGTGGTGGTTCTGTCGGAGCTGATTCTCGGGCATCACCTCGGCCTTGATCATGAAATCTGTGTCGACAAAAACCTGATTGATTACTTCAGCGACCCGGACGAGGCTCTGGACAAGGCGGTAAAGGAAAGCGCCGGCCTGAACAGCACCAGCGTGATCTTTCTGATGAACAACACCCTGGTTTCGCAGGTGAAAAACGTATCTGATGCGGAGTTGGTGATGCCGCACAAATCAACCTACTTCTACCCAAAAATCCTGACCGGCATGGTGATGAACCAACTGGTCGATGGTGAAAAAGTGGATGTCTGA